TTCCATAACCCCTCTCCTATACGGAGGGGAGGAGGGGATGAATTGATAGTCCTAGTTATAGAAGGCAACAGCGTTGCCAATTTGTTCCAATTTCAACTCAATCTTGGACCATTCCCCAGATGTGGGGATTGGTTCTATGTGTGGGGATTTATTTAATTCTGCATCTATCGTTGACACGAAACCTATTGGAgagttaataacaaaaatactcaataaaatCAGTGTTAACTTCAATATGttccaaaaaaatttaaaacacaaGGATAATAATGGCAAAAAtcgtaaaaatataattgagaACTGCATTAATTTCATTTCCTTTACAAATGGAAAATTTGTGGGGAAATAGGGATATATTTCCCCCGAATTTGAAGAATTTCGCATCAGGTAAGCTCACTCAGTCACCTGgtaaaaataagtaggtaagtttttttttttattctttgcaagttagcccttgactacaatcttacctaatggtaagtgatgatgcagtctaagatggaagcgagctaacttgttaggaggaggatgaaaatccacacccctttcggtttctacacggcatcgtactggaacgctaaatcgcttggcggtacgtctttgccggtagggtggtaactagccacggccgaagcctcccaccagccagacctggacaaattaagaaaatctcaatctgcccagccggggatcgaacccaggacctccgtctaaaAGCACTTAGAGTCAAGTACAATTTCTTACCAATGTCATCGTCATATTATTCGTATATTTGAGGGGAAATTCTAAACTATGCGACTATAAATTACACAAGATTAAACCGCTCTAGATAGGGGACGACACGAATTTGACCCAGAAACATGAGGAACGGGATTGAAACACGAAAAAAATGGCGTCCCTGCTCTCgaatattgagaaaaacatGGCGTCGCTAACGTTATAGGTATAGCTTAATCATACGTCGATTAATTGATTTCTTTTCTATAGAGATTTTAGTAAATGGAAATCTTTTCACGGCTCGACGTCTCAACGGAATTGGATGAAAGGACAACGGATGTGAAAACTTGTTAGATAGAATAAGGTGTCTTTCTCTCTAGTTtcgaaccgtgatagcccagtggatacgacctctgcctacgattcggagggcgcaactttgaatccggtccgaggcatgcacctccaacttttcaattatgtacctactacctgagagccgtgatagcccagtggatatgaccactgcctctgattccggagggtgtgggttcgaatccggtccgggacatgcacctccaacttttcagttgtgtgcattttaagaaattaaatatcacgtgtactcaaacggtgaaggaaaacatagtgaggaaacctgcacaccagagaatttcttaattctctgcgtgtgtccagtctgccgatccgcattggcctaacccctctcattctgagaggagactcgagctcagcagtgagccgtaaataggttgataacgacgatgacctacctacattttaagaaattgaacatcattctcaaacggtgaaggaaaaatatcgtaaggaaatctctatacctgagaattttattaattctctacgtgtgtgaagtcatgCCAATCCGCGTTATGCCAGCGAGATAGACTATTGACCAGACCCCTCTttttctgagaggatactcgtgctcaacaatgagctgaAAATGGGTAGCTAATGAACCTCTAGTTTATCCTACTATAATAAGTGTCGCATTATTGTGGGTATTGTCATATAATCCAGTTGTGGGAATAGAACCCACGACTTTGGTTATAGAGGTCAGGGCACTACTTGGTCATCAAATAACAGTTAACTCTTACGTTAGGATATCTTGTACTCGGCTTTTTTTTGATTGACCTTTAACATTTTACTcccacattaaaaaaaaaaactaaaaaaaatacataaaatcaaaAGTAAGATTTATCGACTATATTAGTAAATCACTAAATAGGTAAGAGTAAAATCATTCGACATATGCAGAACATATAGCAATCTATGGGCTATAGACCTAGACCTAGGTCATAGCATTCTCGTAAAATTCTCCCGCGTCTGTAAATGAAGTCGCAATAATTCACCCCCAGTTATCGGATACGTTTCTTTGGATGAACGAACGCAGGCCAGTCGCCCGACCAGTCCGTCGACTAGTCGACTCTCGCGAGTCGAGTAACTAGAAAATTAGATAGGTAGCAGGTAGGTTAAATATTAGATGAGTAATTCCTATACAACCAGACTGAAGCTAAGTCTTAACAGATTCATTTTCGTTGAAGGTTGTGTTTTAATCTAATTCAGCAAACAACAAATTTttcgttcgaatccggtccggggcatgcacttccaacttttcagttgtgtgcattttaagaaattaaatatctcttgTCTAAAACagtgaaggcaaaacatcgtgaggaaacctgctaaCTATATGAAATaactaccagagaattttcttaattctctgcgtgtgtgaagtctgccaattcgcattgagccagcgttgtgaactattggcctaactcatCTTAttttcagaggagactcgagctcagcagtgagccgaatatgggttgataatgatgatgatgattatgatccCAGTCGCGCAAAACTTACGTACGTGATTTTAGGAAACGAAGAACAATactaaaaataaccaaaatttaaaaatgtaaaaaaacgaatgtgagtttgtttgttaccctttcacgctgtttagttacatttaaaaataatccaataaatatatatccaaTAACTATTCTTATCGttgtatatactaatattattaagagttaGTTTGtgttgtggtattgtagggtaaatctctgaatctactgaaccgattttgaaaattcttttaccactagaaatccacgttatttgtgagtttcatggttaggcaatattttatccccatatttttacGAGAACGGTAGTTACACGGGTAAAATGAAACCGCGAAGCTTCTGCTCGTCCACGTCCAGTATGTAATACAAAACTCTTTCTCAATTTTGTAATGGCATAGCAGACTGTAGACGCCATCTAGTGACGAATAACGACAACACCAACAATGTCAGGAGCGCCATCTGTCGTACGGTAGTAGTACATCttctcattgtttgaatggtacactgagatacataataaggccgctgaCCTGCtaccttattatgtatctcaatGTACCTTTCAAACAATGAGCCACTACATCGATCTTCgtcgtattttcatttttgtgatGATCTAACGtagttatttctacgaaatgACGTTGACTTCGCCATTTTACCTCAAGTGGgggtaatgttttgttttaacaatcatctaacatgacTATTTCAACAAACGTACGATTAAGATTACGTAAATTCTAGTTTTTTGTTAGAATAACGTTAATAATTTCTACTTCCACTAATATACTAAAGTAACTTTACGTCAAACGgcgataattatgtaatttcgttgaaaaatcAATATTAGACATTTGCGAAAATGAAAATTCTATGAAAAACGATCTAGCTAGtgaccatcgatctcctattaaaaagtagatgcacaatcaGGGTCTataaaacgtccccactcaatgagtgccaaacaaaactttgcaaattcaaccttaaactcaatattaaggttaaatttgctctgaatttaggattttattgaatattgaactatatttaaaggcctttaggtataattttctttgccataaattctaaaactatcaaagaaaaattggccagttcttattataagaggtcaatgtgtGACTGATTATATGAATGGTACACACACAgatatacataataaccctgctggataataatgatgacataGGACAGTGTAGTCGATGGTggttgaaataaaataacatttcatcaataataatatttcatttattacatCATTTCATCAACTTGTATTTACATGTTTACTTAAAATCTATATCGAACAACAATTCAAAAAGAATACAGTTAAATACTTCAtttgctttatttttatacttggCGACATTATGAACAAGCCTAAAAACCATAAACACGAAATTCCGTCTATTTGACCTACATATTCAATGCACAAACACGCcaaattctatatttattttgttgcaaattacataattactataatattattcatatacatataaaaattcgctcgtaaataaataaaatatatttttgagtcAACGTTACACAATCCCAACTATGAAATCTCACAGTCAACTCGCTAAAATCCACGAGCGACAAACGCCATCTAAAATCATTTTTGATACTTCGACAACCCACAGAAAGATGGTGACATTACGCCAAGTGAACGTAAGTAACGTATTGTTATGTGTggtacaattttcaaaataaacgtttttttatttatttctttccaACAAAGTAAAACCACTGTCCATTTTATATACCTTGTCGTAAATGCTTAGACCAAAGCTAAActtgtaaatttaaaacaattgcaAAGTGAGATTTCATAGTAATGGACATaggaaaacaatttttataatttctaatacATTCTATGACAGTATGTATCATAATATTTGATGTCAatgttcaaaaataaaaatgcgggtattttaattttatttgttatcaaataacaatctttattattttgtttgaacttAGTAacattttatcttattttagtttattaaagaaaaagcgaattaattatatttcactTAAAAGAAAACAGCTGGAATGCTTACAATATAGGACATTAGACATCTACTGTAAATAAAACCTATAATATAATTGATTTTAAACCAAAACgcaaaaaataagttataattTCAAGCGAATAACATTGAACTTGTAATTATGTACACAGCTATGAACACTGtaatatcatttttattacGCAGTCAAAAAGCAAGCCCATTAAAAATATCCACACATAATTATTGCACAACTatgttgtttaaatataaaaaaaacatacgacaGATATGACAATCTTATAACGATATATCATATAGCaagttccaaaaaaaaatatacatattccgaaaaatacagaaatatcatttacataataatgttaaaataaatctaaaatgaaaaattaattttatatcaacATACATACCAATCCAATATTTGTGCTTAATcgcagtaaataataaataaagaatatgaAATCATATAATTTACGCACATTGTCGCATTTCTATTATTTGCAATTGCATAAACATACAAAGACAATGTTGGACCAAACATTGGCTTCATCTTGAATTTGAGTTTTTTAAAGTGGATCAAACATTGGCTCCAATTTGACTGCTCACTACTAACAGGTTATACGGAAGTTTCAATGGCGCGTGCTTAGAAGAGCAAGTCTTCGTCACCCTCGTCGAGTAAGTTGGCGATATCgcgcacgtctttgccggcttGGAGCATAAGAGCTTTTCTCTGCAAAGAAAATTGGTCTAATGAACCACTAGTGGGATAGAAGccttatttagtttttgtgaaataAACAATAACCCCCGTATTTGGGAAGTTATAAATACACTGACCTAAAATGTACTCtcaccattgacctcttataatataaaaggccacacaatcatgtacaaaatttcacttaaaaactggccaattttgctttgacagttttataattattggtaaagaaaattatacctaatggCCTTTAAATACAGTCCATCCAATATTTAGTAAAATCCCAAATTCCtagcaaatttaaccttaatttgattgagtttaaggttgaatttgcaaatgcaactacttgaattgagtgccaagaagttgtgtttggtacTCATTGAGTGgtgacgttttttggtcgctgattgtgcatccactttttgtAATAGAAGATTGATGACTCTCACTTTAAAAATTACATCACACatgatgaaattttaataaatttttgatttttgatgcAGAAAGGATTGATTTAATTTTCCCAATGTGTCATaattatcaatatattatttaatgtagtTGGATTCCCAATTGTTGGCAGTTTtgcaaagaaatgaaaaaaaaacactcaccGCTTCAGCCTTCTCCTTGATGATCTTCTTCTTGTCCTGGATCTTCTTCAGCCGGTAGAACTCCTCGCGCTCCAGCTCATCCAGCTCGGAGATGATGTACGCCAGCGTGCGCTCCAGGCGAGGGATGATCACTGTTTACaggaaaaaatttaataaaaccggCCAAGCGTGAGTCGGACTCACGCACGAACGGCTCTGTCTACAAAAAAGTTATGTCTGTTGCGCTGAGcccttatattttaatttattttactttttattatttgttgataTAGCTTTGTAATAACAGGTAACTTTGCCTGGTAacagatggacagacagacagcagtCTTAGTAATTATGTCCTGTTTTACCCTTTGCGTATGTGACCCTAAATATCATTTGGTTGGAGCAACAGCGTGAACTCtaaagatgcaaaaatgcactgcccaCTCTGAGTATTCATTAGAAGCCTGTTtaagagaaggaattttccatttgtacaatttgtagaTAATGCTTACCCTAGTCATTAAACGTTGTGCACATCACAGGTTTGGGAAATAAGTTGGtagcatttttatatattttcatttttaaaaatatatatctagtGTTAGACAAATTGAAGATATTTGATAGAGCTCTTCATGCTCCACAAAACCACGCTCATCCCATTTCTGAGCtctgaacacgctaatctctggatctgctaacccaatttgaataattctttcagtgttagatagcccattaatcgaggatgggtataggctatatattatccctgtattccttcaggaacgggaaccacgcggatgaaatcgagcggcgtcagctagtttttaataaataacacaaattCATCAAATCTGGAACCAGCTATGTATGTAAAGTGGTTGTCTCCTTTATTAATCTGTTGTGCTAATATACaaccagtgaagagaaatataaacaaaatttcaacaacgcaacgcaatgaaagagccatcattggttgaattttgtccatatctcttaaaaaaaatatctttatgtgATTGTTAGCGACATTGAAACTTACCATGCTCAATGGCGTTGACACGACGGTTGGTGATCTTGATGACCTCGTCCAGGGTCACAAATGAGGTCTGCAGCGACGCCAACTCCACCAGCAGCTTCACTGCACTCTGGAAGTTCTTCTTCAGCTTGGACAGCTGTTGTCCTCCTCTGGCTAGACCGGCTAGCTCATATGTGTCTGACCCATCTTGGTATGACTCAAATATTGGTAGTGTTACACCTGTAAGTGACAGAGTTGAAGTCAAATTTCTTTATCTTTATTGAGACAAATGGGAGATGAATAGCTTAGTATTCTTTTCTGACAAGCTTACTCTTATATAAAATAGGATATTCTGGGCATAGGTTCACACTATCGAGGAGTTTGAATTGTCAGTTATCGTAAAAATTGCATTGTTTGTTTCTTGGCAAAAAATTGCATTGTTTGGGCGGGCAAAACAAGGTTAAGGTGAGTGTTCCTtgaaagggatcccttaaaacTCAGAATTTTTACTTCAAGCCTCGGACACTGGTGATATTTGGTTCCCCGATCCACAATGGTATAGCCTGATTTCTATCAGATTGCATCAGTGTGAGTGAAATTAAGGGAGTCATCCGAGAGGGAGAAAAAATCCAGGATATTCCAAAGCTTAATTTACACTTCTTTAAACAAATACTACAATGATTTAATAACATACCAGCAACATTGTCTTTCTTGGAGCGAATTTTAATCTGTGCCTTGGTTACATTCTGAAGAACCACTTGGTTGAAATCACCGGTTGTGAACTTGGCCTCGGCTAATGAGAACGCAGCCTCTTTCATCACCTCGCCCATAAGAGTTTTTgtctagaaaaaataaaaacattgcgcataatttcttttttatctttataccaTTTTCTTCTTATTGAATAAGTGAAAACTTCCTTCTTCTTATTAAGTGAAAACgaacataaaaaaattctttctagATTACTAGATGTCTCTCTCTCTAGTTGTTCCTTCATGGCTGAGGACTGTGAGCCCTTTTGTgagtaataaattaaagttatttctaTTTCTTAATATATCCCACCAAAATTAACAAGAAGATTTACATTCAACAGTTTTTAGGGGATGTCTGGTACCATAAATTAggtacctccctgccaaatttcaactctATGTCAAGCAGTTTCATGCtgaccttttgcttttataaagatactaatattataaagaggaattaATTGATTGTGTTTGAATAGGCTCTTCTTCCTACTGGgccgtttctgcacttggctATGTGATTGGCTGTTGTATGTGGGTCCTTCAGTGTAGGTCCCCGCTGGAATTACGCcatccagaagcttagcaggccgtcTGAATGGGCtgtaactactggaccaattaaaaaaattctttcaccactagaattCTACAATATCCCAGATGaacatacaatatattttatttccatattttCACAGGCAGGGGATCTATGCTGGTGTAACCATAGGGTGACtgcttttaatatatatttaaataagtacattaaaaatgttgtttattttcgttacgaacCAGCTAACTGGAAACTCATCACAATCTACAGTGACAAATAAAAGTTGTAAGCTTTTAAATAGGACTACGGATCAAATCTAGAAACTGTATCTGTGGTCGTTGACTCGTACTATAATAATTCAGTAATTGCAAATAACTGGAACATCGATAAATTACTCATACTACGCACAAATCGTCAGTAGGAACAAAACTTTACCTCGATAATTTTGCTCAAAATCATACGGAATCTGACTTGTAAGGCATCTGCCTTCTTTTTCAGTAATCCATGTCCTTTAACTGCTCCAGCCAGACGGCCTTTTATTAACATTTGAGCACtaaaaacgaaaattaaaaatgttattttaaaccaTCACTACTCAAGCTTAATTTACACATTGCAAGTGTATATCGATTGCTAAAGATATTACTTACCCCCGAGAAGGGAAGATCGCTAATTTATCTTTCCCAGACATATTAATTTAGGAAAATACTAGCGTTTTATCCCAAATCCAGGATTTTTACTCCCTTCTCTATCAGCTGATGACAGAAGACAAAttattgataaaagtgtgtCTATGGTTGGTCTTGTGATCTTGTAGAGATTTTAATATGGTACGAGAATCCGAAATGACAAAATGTGTGGGATGAGggtgataattattttctatttttataactaCGTACATAATTTAATTGGTGTAATAAGGTGCAATGGTTTTGctaagaaatataataatccAACAATGTGAAATCGGATGtctatattctattttttaagccgtgggacttctttcgtggcgcggagttaGGAGGTCATTGGTGGTTGGTTGCTCGTTGGTTAGTCTATGTC
This sequence is a window from Bicyclus anynana chromosome 16, ilBicAnyn1.1, whole genome shotgun sequence. Protein-coding genes within it:
- the LOC112046680 gene encoding V-type proton ATPase subunit D, with the protein product MSGKDKLAIFPSRGAQMLIKGRLAGAVKGHGLLKKKADALQVRFRMILSKIIETKTLMGEVMKEAAFSLAEAKFTTGDFNQVVLQNVTKAQIKIRSKKDNVAGVTLPIFESYQDGSDTYELAGLARGGQQLSKLKKNFQSAVKLLVELASLQTSFVTLDEVIKITNRRVNAIEHVIIPRLERTLAYIISELDELEREEFYRLKKIQDKKKIIKEKAEARKALMLQAGKDVRDIANLLDEGDEDLLF